The Streptomyces luteogriseus genome includes a window with the following:
- a CDS encoding iron-containing redox enzyme family protein, with protein sequence MEHEGPRLPAPRGPLSRGVGAYLRGAGRLPRLEEVARAEVYGDDLQLALYLCYELHYRGFAEVSPEREWDPELLRTRAAMEHRFLSALRTDAHVHDSVDEALAGLLVEPVEGTGVTHFLRAEGELWQVREYAAQRSLYHLKEADPHAWVLPRLWGRAKAGMAAVEFDEWGGGRAERVHAALFADLMTDLGLDTTYGRYLDAASAEALVTVNMMSLFGLHRALRGALVGHFATVEITSSPGSRRLAEAMRRTGAGPAAEHFYDEHVEADAVHEQVVRHEVIGGLLEQEPHLAPDVVFGIDATEFVEARFGARLLTDWHAARSSLHAPLAQEAAHIS encoded by the coding sequence ATGGAGCACGAAGGACCACGACTGCCGGCCCCGCGCGGCCCGCTGAGCAGGGGTGTCGGCGCGTATCTGCGGGGAGCCGGCCGCCTGCCCCGCCTCGAGGAGGTCGCCCGCGCCGAGGTGTACGGCGACGATCTCCAGCTCGCCCTGTACCTGTGCTACGAGCTGCACTACCGCGGCTTCGCGGAGGTCTCGCCGGAGCGGGAGTGGGATCCCGAGCTGCTGCGCACCCGCGCCGCCATGGAGCACCGCTTCCTGTCCGCGCTGCGCACCGACGCGCACGTCCACGACAGCGTGGACGAGGCGCTGGCCGGCCTGCTGGTCGAGCCCGTCGAGGGCACCGGCGTGACCCACTTCCTGCGCGCCGAGGGCGAACTGTGGCAGGTGCGCGAGTACGCGGCACAGCGTTCCCTGTACCACCTGAAGGAGGCGGACCCACATGCCTGGGTGCTGCCGCGGCTGTGGGGCCGGGCGAAGGCGGGGATGGCGGCCGTGGAGTTCGACGAGTGGGGCGGCGGCCGCGCGGAGCGCGTGCACGCGGCCCTGTTCGCCGACCTGATGACGGACCTGGGCCTGGACACCACGTACGGCCGCTACCTCGACGCCGCCTCCGCCGAGGCCCTGGTCACCGTGAACATGATGTCGCTGTTCGGGCTGCACCGGGCTCTCAGGGGCGCCCTGGTCGGGCACTTCGCGACGGTCGAGATCACCTCGTCCCCGGGGTCGCGGCGGCTCGCCGAGGCGATGCGCCGCACGGGCGCCGGGCCCGCGGCCGAGCACTTCTACGACGAGCACGTCGAGGCCGACGCGGTGCACGAGCAGGTGGTGCGTCACGAGGTCATCGGCGGGCTGCTGGAGCAGGAGCCGCATCTCGCCCCGGACGTCGTCTTCGGCATCGACGCCACCGAGTTCGTCGAGGCGCGCTTCGGTGCCCGGCTGCTCACCGACTGGCACGCCGCACGTTCGTCACTCCATGCACCGCTTGCCCAGGAAGCAGCTCATATCTCCTGA
- a CDS encoding ArsR/SmtB family transcription factor: MSDAALWTALADPHRRAIVALLLERPRPVGEIVEACGLSQPSTSKHLKVLREAGLVRVRQDAQRRVYALDPAPIAALDAWLAPYRALWNKSLDTLGRRLDETPDAPEPPAPKD; encoded by the coding sequence ATGTCCGACGCCGCCCTCTGGACCGCGCTGGCCGATCCCCACCGGCGGGCCATCGTCGCGCTGCTCCTGGAGCGGCCCCGGCCCGTCGGTGAGATCGTCGAGGCGTGCGGACTGAGTCAGCCGAGCACCTCCAAGCACCTCAAGGTGCTGCGCGAGGCGGGCCTGGTCCGGGTGCGCCAGGACGCGCAACGCCGTGTCTACGCCCTCGACCCCGCCCCGATCGCCGCCCTGGACGCCTGGCTCGCCCCCTACCGCGCCCTCTGGAACAAGAGCCTCGACACGCTGGGCCGCCGCCTCGACGAGACGCCGGACGCCCCCGAACCACCCGCACCGAAGGACTGA
- a CDS encoding NHLP bacteriocin export ABC transporter permease/ATPase subunit — protein sequence MTAVHEGHDGDLVLGAFGQMGSRIDCAGFNRLDLEGPQVLWLVASGAVDLFAVDAGQQGHWHHLGRLEAGSLVLGPVPGPQHTLVARPLRDCVVHRIGLRELYQPANTATWSYDEYGNPQYVPPTTSPLEYALALGVGRSLSILFQAPMATERAAAPTDDDVFWMQVPPGSVQYGSLYGAEAAADLLMDPGLWQSMVDQQYRLLTTLDRWIEQLERTHETRTAEGIKAGEAVRAQADQTLLASIGKRSSQRTTAADADATYAACKLVGQAAGIRITEPTQKGTGGDRLDPVEQVALASRVRTRAVRLDGRWWRDNVGPLVGQRALSGAPVALLWRRGGYVAVHPSTGRETPVEKANAEEFEPRAVMFYRPLPERGLSPLRLLRFCMQGMRGDLTGLLLSGLVTVAIGALVPIATGKVLGEFVPKAQTDLIVQVCLAVMLSSVVAAAFMLLQNLTILRLEGRIEATLQPAVWDRLLRLPTKFFTERSTGELASAAMGISSIRRLLAGVGPTVAQSVTVGAMNLGLLLWFSVPMAMAAIGMLVVIAAVFLGLGLWQVRWQRRLVVLSNKLNNQAFQTLRGLPKLRVAAAENYAYAAWASEFARSRELQQKVGRIKNLTTVLGAVYLPLCTLLMFMLLAGPARGSMSAAAFLTFNTSVTMVLTSVTQLTGSFVSAVAALPLFEEIKPVLDATPEVRTASTRPGPLSGAIEARRVSFRYSDDGPLVLDDVSFEVRPGEFVAVVGPSGCGKSTLLRLLIGFDRPVSGSVLYDGQDLAALDQSAVRRQCGVVLQNAQPFTGSILDVICGTEPYTPEEAMAAAEMAGLAEDIKRMPMGLHTIVAGSGAVSGGQRQRLMIAQALIRRPRILFFDEATSALDNETQRTVIESTKALNATRIVIAHRLSTVLDADRVVVMEEGKVIQQGPPAQLLADTGGRLHELVRRQMA from the coding sequence ATGACGGCCGTTCACGAAGGACACGACGGCGACCTGGTGCTGGGCGCCTTCGGGCAGATGGGTTCGCGCATCGACTGCGCCGGGTTCAACCGCCTCGACCTCGAAGGCCCGCAGGTGCTGTGGCTGGTGGCTTCCGGCGCCGTGGACCTGTTCGCGGTCGACGCCGGGCAGCAGGGCCACTGGCACCATCTGGGCCGGCTGGAGGCGGGCTCGCTGGTGCTCGGCCCGGTGCCGGGACCGCAGCACACCTTGGTGGCCCGGCCGCTGCGGGACTGCGTGGTGCACCGCATCGGCCTGCGCGAGCTGTACCAGCCCGCCAACACCGCGACCTGGTCGTACGACGAGTACGGCAACCCGCAGTACGTGCCGCCGACGACGAGTCCGCTGGAGTACGCGCTGGCCCTCGGGGTCGGCCGCAGCCTGTCGATCCTGTTCCAGGCGCCGATGGCCACCGAGCGGGCCGCCGCGCCGACGGACGACGACGTGTTCTGGATGCAGGTGCCGCCGGGCAGTGTGCAGTACGGCTCGCTGTACGGCGCGGAGGCCGCGGCCGACCTGCTGATGGATCCGGGGCTGTGGCAGTCCATGGTCGACCAGCAGTACCGGCTGCTGACCACGCTGGACCGCTGGATCGAGCAGCTGGAGCGCACCCACGAGACGCGCACCGCCGAGGGCATCAAGGCCGGTGAGGCGGTGCGCGCCCAGGCCGACCAGACGCTGCTCGCCTCCATCGGCAAGCGCTCCTCCCAGCGCACGACCGCGGCCGACGCGGACGCCACGTACGCGGCCTGCAAGCTGGTCGGGCAGGCGGCCGGGATCCGTATCACCGAGCCGACCCAGAAGGGCACCGGCGGCGACCGCCTCGACCCGGTCGAGCAGGTCGCCCTGGCCTCCCGCGTGCGTACCCGGGCGGTACGGCTCGACGGCCGCTGGTGGCGGGACAACGTGGGGCCGCTGGTGGGTCAGCGGGCCCTGTCGGGCGCGCCGGTTGCGCTGCTGTGGCGGCGCGGCGGCTATGTCGCGGTGCATCCGTCGACCGGCCGGGAGACGCCGGTCGAGAAGGCCAACGCCGAAGAGTTCGAGCCGCGCGCGGTGATGTTCTACCGTCCGCTGCCGGAGCGGGGGCTCAGTCCGCTGAGGCTGCTGCGGTTCTGCATGCAGGGCATGCGCGGCGACCTGACGGGTCTGCTGCTCAGCGGTCTGGTGACGGTGGCGATCGGCGCGCTCGTGCCCATCGCGACCGGCAAGGTGCTGGGCGAGTTCGTGCCGAAGGCGCAGACGGACCTGATCGTGCAGGTGTGTCTCGCGGTGATGCTGAGCAGTGTGGTGGCGGCGGCCTTCATGCTGTTGCAGAACCTCACGATCCTGCGGCTGGAGGGCCGGATCGAGGCGACGCTCCAGCCGGCGGTGTGGGACCGGCTGCTGAGACTGCCGACGAAGTTCTTCACCGAGCGCTCCACGGGCGAACTGGCCAGCGCGGCCATGGGCATCAGCTCGATCCGCCGGCTGCTGGCGGGGGTCGGACCGACGGTCGCCCAGTCGGTGACGGTCGGCGCGATGAACCTGGGGCTGCTGCTGTGGTTCAGCGTGCCGATGGCGATGGCCGCGATCGGCATGCTCGTCGTCATCGCCGCCGTGTTCCTGGGCCTCGGGCTGTGGCAGGTGCGCTGGCAGCGGCGTCTCGTGGTGCTCTCCAACAAGCTGAACAACCAGGCGTTCCAGACGCTGCGGGGTCTGCCCAAGCTGCGGGTGGCCGCGGCCGAGAACTACGCGTACGCCGCGTGGGCCTCGGAGTTCGCGCGCAGCCGGGAGCTCCAGCAGAAGGTCGGCCGCATCAAGAACCTCACGACGGTGCTGGGCGCGGTGTACCTGCCGCTGTGCACCCTGCTGATGTTCATGCTGCTGGCCGGCCCCGCCCGGGGCTCGATGTCGGCGGCGGCGTTCCTCACCTTCAACACGTCGGTGACGATGGTGCTGACCTCCGTCACGCAGCTGACGGGCTCGTTCGTCTCGGCGGTGGCCGCGCTGCCGCTGTTCGAGGAGATCAAGCCGGTGCTCGACGCGACGCCGGAGGTGCGCACGGCGAGCACCCGGCCGGGTCCGCTGAGCGGGGCGATCGAGGCACGGCGGGTGTCCTTCCGTTACTCGGACGACGGTCCGCTGGTCCTGGACGACGTGTCGTTCGAGGTGCGACCGGGCGAGTTCGTCGCGGTCGTCGGCCCGAGCGGCTGCGGAAAGTCGACGCTGCTGCGGCTGCTGATCGGCTTCGACCGGCCGGTGTCGGGCAGCGTGCTGTACGACGGGCAGGACCTGGCGGCCCTCGACCAGTCGGCGGTGCGCCGCCAGTGCGGTGTGGTGCTCCAGAACGCGCAGCCGTTCACCGGTTCGATCCTGGACGTCATCTGCGGCACCGAGCCGTACACGCCGGAGGAGGCGATGGCGGCGGCCGAGATGGCCGGTCTCGCCGAGGACATCAAGCGGATGCCGATGGGCCTGCACACGATCGTCGCGGGCAGCGGAGCCGTCTCCGGCGGCCAGCGCCAGCGGCTGATGATCGCCCAGGCGCTGATCCGGCGGCCGCGCATCCTCTTCTTCGACGAGGCGACCAGCGCGCTCGACAACGAGACGCAGCGCACGGTGATCGAGAGCACCAAGGCCCTCAACGCGACCCGGATCGTCATCGCGCACCGGCTGTCGACGGTGCTGGACGCCGACCGGGTCGTGGTGATGGAGGAGGGCAAGGTCATCCAGCAGGGCCCGCCCGCGCAGCTCCTCGCCGACACCGGAGGCCGGCTGCACGAGCTGGTGCGGCGTCAGATGGCGTAG
- a CDS encoding SRPBCC family protein, producing the protein MTADLTGTYLTLDDGRPAVRFSRVYDHPVDRVWQFVTDADELERWFPSRAEIELRPGGTITFSGDPHMEGSTGRVLAVDPPRHLAFEWGGDELRFDLEETGDKSTRFTLTNVLDAQDSAARNGAGWEVCLAALDARARGEETSGPHSGADAPWKELYAAYVAAGMPSGAPVPGLD; encoded by the coding sequence ATGACCGCCGACCTCACCGGCACCTATCTGACCCTGGACGACGGCCGCCCCGCCGTCCGTTTCAGCCGCGTCTACGACCATCCCGTGGACCGCGTCTGGCAGTTCGTGACCGACGCGGACGAGCTGGAACGCTGGTTCCCTTCCCGCGCCGAGATCGAGCTGCGTCCGGGCGGCACGATCACCTTCAGCGGTGACCCCCACATGGAGGGCTCCACCGGCCGGGTCCTCGCCGTCGACCCGCCCCGGCACCTGGCGTTCGAGTGGGGCGGGGACGAACTCCGCTTCGACCTGGAGGAAACCGGCGACAAGAGCACCCGTTTCACTCTCACCAACGTCCTCGACGCCCAGGACAGCGCCGCCCGCAACGGCGCCGGCTGGGAGGTGTGCCTGGCCGCGCTGGACGCCCGGGCGCGCGGCGAGGAGACCTCCGGTCCGCACTCCGGCGCCGACGCGCCCTGGAAGGAGCTCTACGCCGCCTACGTCGCGGCGGGGATGCCCTCCGGCGCGCCGGTACCCGGACTGGACTGA
- a CDS encoding Ppx/GppA phosphatase family protein, protein MRISVVDVGSNAVRLVVADAADGVPLPVHTAKWRLRLSEQITPGGPVPEQAVGQLVDAVAEASRTANRWGAAGPLAFATAVVRNAPNRHEVLRAVRARSGVDLCTLPGEVEAELTFLGARRWMGWRSGPLALLDIGGGTLDVAFGRGRLPDFVASLPLGARRLTHEFFEDEDPPSPERVRALRRKVRHQLRDVAARIRWEGPRTAVATSRTFQQLGRLCGAAPGRHGPFVDRQMHRSELRAAITRLAALPAAERAHLPGISAPRAAQSLAGAVVGHTALKLTGIKAVTVCPWAIREGVLLRHIEDGPSWWAEVSRGSKEAAPSDPVPLRIAATSG, encoded by the coding sequence ATGCGTATCAGCGTGGTGGATGTGGGATCGAACGCGGTCAGACTGGTGGTCGCCGACGCGGCGGACGGAGTGCCGCTGCCGGTGCACACCGCCAAGTGGCGGCTGAGGCTGTCCGAGCAGATCACACCGGGGGGACCCGTCCCGGAGCAGGCCGTGGGGCAACTCGTCGACGCGGTGGCCGAGGCGAGCAGGACCGCCAACCGGTGGGGTGCGGCCGGTCCGTTGGCGTTCGCGACCGCCGTGGTGCGCAACGCGCCGAACCGGCACGAGGTCCTGCGCGCCGTCCGCGCCCGTTCGGGCGTCGACCTGTGCACCCTGCCGGGTGAGGTCGAGGCCGAACTGACGTTTCTCGGGGCGCGGCGCTGGATGGGCTGGCGGTCGGGGCCGCTCGCCCTGCTCGACATCGGCGGCGGCACACTGGACGTCGCCTTCGGGCGCGGCCGGTTGCCCGACTTCGTGGCCTCGCTGCCGCTGGGGGCTCGGCGGTTGACGCACGAGTTCTTCGAGGACGAGGACCCGCCGTCGCCGGAGCGGGTGCGGGCGCTGCGCCGCAAGGTCCGCCATCAGCTGCGGGACGTCGCGGCGCGCATCCGCTGGGAGGGCCCGCGCACCGCGGTCGCCACCTCCCGCACCTTCCAGCAGCTGGGGCGGCTGTGCGGCGCCGCACCCGGACGCCACGGCCCTTTCGTGGACCGGCAGATGCACCGCTCCGAACTGCGGGCGGCGATCACACGGCTGGCCGCCCTGCCCGCCGCCGAGCGGGCGCACCTGCCCGGCATCTCCGCCCCGCGCGCCGCACAGAGCCTGGCGGGAGCGGTGGTCGGGCACACCGCGCTGAAGCTGACCGGCATCAAGGCCGTCACGGTCTGCCCCTGGGCGATCCGCGAGGGCGTGCTGCTGCGCCACATCGAGGACGGCCCCTCCTGGTGGGCGGAGGTCTCCCGCGGCAGCAAGGAGGCCGCTCCTTCCGACCCGGTGCCGCTGCGGATCGCCGCCACCTCCGGCTGA
- a CDS encoding alpha/beta fold hydrolase, with protein sequence MTDFVLVAGAWLGAWAWDGVAARLRGAGHDVHAVTLSGLAERRDTRPSGQQTHVRDIVEEVERLGLRDVVLVGHSYAGVPVGQAAERIGERLRRVVFVDANVPVDGESFLSGWPSEHVRRTIDAQGGYWPPLGPEDYAGQGLTDEHIARIVGATPHPGVTLTEPAVLTRPLGELPATYVKCLLDGDEPMPAVAALLGSDRWELVTLDTGHWPMFSQPGALARVLHEAAIRP encoded by the coding sequence ATGACCGACTTCGTACTGGTGGCAGGGGCATGGCTCGGGGCGTGGGCATGGGACGGGGTGGCCGCGCGGCTGCGCGGCGCCGGGCATGACGTCCACGCGGTGACGCTGTCGGGCCTCGCCGAGAGACGGGACACACGGCCGTCCGGGCAGCAGACGCACGTCCGGGACATCGTCGAGGAGGTGGAGCGGCTCGGTCTGCGGGACGTCGTCCTGGTCGGGCACAGCTACGCGGGCGTTCCGGTCGGGCAGGCCGCCGAGCGGATCGGCGAACGGCTGCGGCGCGTGGTGTTCGTCGACGCGAACGTGCCCGTGGACGGGGAGTCGTTCCTGTCGGGCTGGCCCAGCGAGCACGTCCGGCGGACGATCGACGCGCAGGGCGGGTACTGGCCGCCGCTCGGCCCCGAGGACTACGCGGGGCAGGGGCTGACGGACGAGCACATCGCCCGGATCGTGGGAGCGACCCCGCACCCGGGTGTCACGCTCACCGAACCGGCCGTCCTCACCCGCCCCCTGGGTGAGCTGCCGGCGACGTACGTGAAGTGCCTCCTGGACGGGGACGAGCCGATGCCGGCGGTGGCCGCGCTGCTCGGGAGCGACCGCTGGGAGCTGGTGACGCTGGACACCGGCCACTGGCCGATGTTCTCGCAGCCGGGCGCACTGGCCCGGGTCCTGCACGAGGCGGCGATCCGCCCCTGA
- a CDS encoding NHLP family bacteriocin export ABC transporter peptidase/permease/ATPase subunit has product MSATAQEPRSRRRAAPPKRKVPKARAKTVRTPTVLQMEAVECGAASLAMVLGHYGKHVPLEELRIACGVSRDGSRASNLLKAARSYGLTAKGMQMDVAALAEVKSPAILFWEFNHYVVYDGMGRRFGRRGVYINDPGKGRRFVPMEDFDGSFTGVVLVMEPGEDFARGGRKPGVLGAMPARLRGTAGTMPAAVLASLLLVAVGAAVPALSRTYIDEFLIGNQTSLLGVLFTSMAACVLLTVVLTWLQQANLLRGRIISSTLSSARFLRHLLRLPVTFFSQRSPADLVQRLQSNDAVSETLSRDLAAAGVDAIVVVLYAVLLYTYDPQLTFVGIGVALLNVVAMRVVIRLRATRTAKLRADTARLTNTAYTGLQLIETMKATGGEDGYFRKWAGQHATTLEEQQRLGVPSAWLGVVAPTLATLNSALILWIGGMRAVEGHISVGLLVAFQALVTRFTAPLTRLNGVAGRIQDFAADVARLKDVENFKADPLYGRPGSGESTRRLQGHVELENITFGYSPLDKPLLTGFDLTVGPGQQVALVGGSGSGKSTVSRMISGLYAPWEGVIRIDGQRIEDIPRGALAASVSFVDQDVFLFEGTVRDNVALWDPSIPDDAVEDALRDAALYDVITRRPGGIHSKVEQDGRNFSGGQRQRLEIARALVRRPSILVLDEVTSALDAETEQVVMDNLRRRGCACVVIAHRLSTVRDSDEIVVLQHGTIVERGRHEDLVARGGAYAALVRER; this is encoded by the coding sequence ATGAGCGCGACCGCTCAGGAGCCCCGGAGCAGGCGCCGCGCCGCCCCGCCGAAGCGCAAGGTGCCCAAGGCCCGGGCGAAGACCGTCCGCACCCCCACCGTGCTCCAGATGGAGGCCGTCGAGTGCGGCGCCGCCTCCCTGGCGATGGTGCTCGGCCACTACGGCAAGCACGTCCCGCTGGAGGAGCTGCGCATCGCCTGCGGTGTCTCCCGGGACGGCTCGCGCGCCAGCAACCTGCTGAAGGCGGCCCGCTCCTACGGCCTGACGGCCAAAGGCATGCAGATGGACGTGGCCGCCCTGGCCGAGGTGAAGTCGCCGGCCATCCTGTTCTGGGAGTTCAACCACTACGTCGTCTACGACGGTATGGGGCGGCGTTTCGGCCGCCGCGGCGTCTACATCAACGACCCCGGCAAGGGCCGCCGGTTCGTCCCCATGGAGGACTTCGACGGCAGCTTCACCGGTGTCGTCCTGGTGATGGAACCCGGTGAGGACTTCGCCCGGGGCGGCCGCAAGCCCGGCGTCCTGGGCGCGATGCCCGCCCGGCTGCGTGGTACGGCGGGCACGATGCCCGCGGCGGTGCTGGCGAGTCTGCTGCTGGTGGCGGTCGGCGCCGCGGTGCCCGCGCTGAGCCGCACCTACATCGACGAGTTCCTGATCGGCAACCAGACCTCGCTGCTCGGCGTGCTGTTCACGTCGATGGCGGCGTGCGTGCTGCTCACCGTCGTGCTGACCTGGCTCCAGCAGGCCAACCTGCTGCGGGGCCGCATCATCTCATCCACCCTGTCCAGCGCCCGCTTCCTGCGGCATCTGCTGCGGCTGCCGGTGACGTTCTTCTCGCAGCGCAGCCCGGCCGATCTGGTGCAGCGCCTGCAGTCCAACGACGCGGTGTCCGAGACCCTGTCGCGCGACCTCGCGGCGGCGGGCGTGGACGCGATCGTGGTCGTCCTGTACGCGGTACTGCTCTACACCTACGACCCGCAGCTGACGTTCGTCGGCATCGGCGTGGCCCTGCTGAACGTCGTCGCCATGCGGGTCGTCATCCGGCTGCGGGCGACCCGCACGGCGAAACTGCGCGCGGACACGGCTCGCCTCACCAACACCGCCTACACGGGCCTTCAGCTCATCGAGACGATGAAGGCGACCGGCGGCGAGGACGGCTACTTCCGCAAGTGGGCGGGGCAGCACGCCACCACCCTGGAGGAGCAGCAGCGGCTCGGCGTGCCGAGTGCCTGGCTGGGCGTGGTCGCGCCGACGCTCGCCACCCTCAACAGCGCGCTGATCCTGTGGATCGGCGGTATGCGGGCGGTCGAGGGGCACATCTCGGTGGGTCTGCTGGTGGCCTTCCAGGCGCTGGTCACCCGGTTCACCGCCCCGCTGACCCGGCTGAACGGTGTCGCGGGCCGCATCCAGGACTTCGCGGCGGACGTGGCCCGGCTGAAGGACGTGGAGAACTTCAAGGCCGACCCGCTCTACGGCCGCCCCGGCTCCGGCGAGTCCACGCGCCGCCTCCAGGGCCATGTCGAGCTGGAGAACATCACGTTCGGCTACAGCCCGCTCGACAAGCCCCTGCTCACCGGCTTCGACCTGACGGTGGGTCCCGGACAGCAGGTGGCGCTGGTCGGCGGTTCGGGCAGCGGCAAGTCCACGGTGTCCCGGATGATCTCCGGGCTGTACGCGCCGTGGGAGGGCGTGATCCGCATCGACGGGCAACGCATCGAGGACATCCCGCGGGGGGCGCTGGCCGCCTCGGTCTCCTTCGTCGACCAGGACGTGTTCCTCTTCGAGGGGACGGTCCGCGACAACGTGGCCCTGTGGGACCCGTCGATCCCCGACGACGCGGTGGAGGACGCCCTGCGCGACGCCGCCCTGTACGACGTGATCACCCGCCGGCCCGGCGGCATCCACAGCAAGGTGGAGCAGGACGGCCGCAACTTCTCCGGCGGGCAGCGCCAGCGCCTGGAGATCGCGCGGGCGCTGGTGCGCCGGCCGAGCATCCTGGTGCTCGACGAGGTGACGAGCGCGCTGGACGCGGAGACCGAGCAGGTCGTGATGGACAACCTGCGCCGGCGCGGCTGCGCCTGTGTGGTGATCGCGCACCGGCTGAGCACGGTGCGCGACAGCGACGAGATCGTCGTCCTGCAGCACGGCACGATCGTGGAGCGGGGACGGCACGAGGACCTGGTGGCCCGCGGCGGCGCGTACGCGGCACTGGTCAGGGAGCGGTGA
- a CDS encoding protease inhibitor encodes MRNTARWAMILGMTATAVCGPLTGAALASPGQAPTALYAPSALVLTVGHGESAVAATPERAVTLTCAPTAAGTHPAAGSACAELRGVGGDFDALTARGGVMCTKQYDPVVITVDGVWQGKRVSYERTFSNDCMKNAYGTGVFSF; translated from the coding sequence ATGCGGAACACCGCGCGCTGGGCCATGATCCTCGGCATGACGGCCACCGCCGTCTGCGGACCCCTCACCGGGGCCGCGCTCGCCTCCCCGGGTCAGGCCCCCACCGCGCTCTACGCCCCGTCGGCCCTCGTTCTCACGGTGGGCCACGGCGAGAGCGCGGTCGCAGCGACTCCGGAACGCGCGGTCACCCTGACCTGTGCCCCGACGGCCGCCGGCACGCACCCGGCGGCCGGCTCGGCCTGCGCGGAACTGCGCGGCGTCGGCGGGGACTTCGACGCCCTGACCGCGAGGGGCGGCGTGATGTGCACCAAGCAGTACGACCCCGTGGTCATCACCGTCGACGGCGTCTGGCAGGGCAAGCGCGTCTCCTATGAGCGGACCTTCTCCAACGACTGCATGAAGAACGCCTACGGAACGGGCGTCTTCTCCTTCTGA
- a CDS encoding HemK2/MTQ2 family protein methyltransferase, with protein sequence MIALVPPGVYAPQEDTELLAGALYDEPLPPGAEVLDVGTGSGALALEAARRGSRVTAVDVSWSAVWAARVNARLAGLPVRIRHGNLFEPVHGKTFDLILANPPYVPAPDGHRRPPRGAARAWDAGGDGRMVVDRICREAPGLLRPGGVLLLVQSALSGPDLTVGQLRTAGLKAAVTRRRRIALGPVLRGRERWLRERGLLPAADDKEELVVVRAELPV encoded by the coding sequence GTGATTGCACTGGTACCCCCGGGCGTGTACGCCCCGCAGGAGGACACCGAGCTGCTGGCCGGTGCCCTGTACGACGAACCGCTGCCTCCGGGCGCGGAGGTCCTCGACGTGGGCACCGGCAGTGGCGCCCTGGCCCTGGAGGCCGCGCGCCGGGGCAGCCGTGTGACCGCCGTGGACGTGTCCTGGAGTGCCGTATGGGCGGCGCGGGTTAACGCCCGGCTCGCAGGGCTCCCGGTCCGCATCCGGCACGGGAATCTCTTCGAACCCGTGCACGGCAAGACGTTCGATCTGATCCTGGCCAATCCCCCGTACGTCCCCGCGCCCGACGGTCATCGCAGGCCGCCCCGGGGGGCGGCCCGGGCCTGGGACGCGGGCGGCGACGGACGGATGGTCGTGGACCGCATCTGCCGGGAGGCGCCCGGCCTGCTGCGCCCGGGCGGGGTGCTGCTGCTCGTGCAGTCGGCGCTCAGCGGCCCGGACCTGACCGTCGGGCAGTTGCGCACGGCCGGTCTGAAGGCCGCGGTGACCCGTCGGCGCCGGATCGCGCTCGGGCCCGTGCTGCGCGGCCGAGAGCGCTGGCTGCGGGAGCGGGGGCTGCTGCCCGCCGCCGATGACAAGGAAGAGCTGGTGGTCGTCCGTGCCGAACTCCCCGTCTGA
- a CDS encoding CDGSH iron-sulfur domain-containing protein, giving the protein MPNSPSDRPAAPRRVTVQRKGPLLVEGPVEVELEDGSVVSSDRFRVALCTCRRSRRYPWCDTSHRDRA; this is encoded by the coding sequence GTGCCGAACTCCCCGTCTGACCGGCCTGCCGCGCCGCGCCGCGTCACCGTCCAGCGCAAGGGCCCGCTGCTGGTGGAGGGCCCGGTGGAGGTGGAGCTCGAGGACGGTTCCGTCGTCAGCTCCGACCGCTTCCGCGTCGCCCTGTGCACGTGCCGCCGCAGCCGCCGCTACCCATGGTGCGACACGAGCCACCGCGACCGGGCGTGA